A portion of the Scleropages formosus chromosome 15, fSclFor1.1, whole genome shotgun sequence genome contains these proteins:
- the ganc gene encoding neutral alpha-glucosidase C has protein sequence MAEKKSEKNSESVIPSDKETNRFKKCEQIAFYRRQKLGARQQYELLLDTFVLTEKGAGMVLLDPNIEVQLFMQVCAIKAGAVRVTIDEWKPIRPRFRVPDVLTGEPVYERMRVEKKDKKNAVTLTWGTGQYQIRIQAHPLLLQVFCDGEVTASLNEQGRLFFETVKDPPKQRISEADKDEQEDSEGLWRETFKKFVDIKANGPTSVGLDFGLHGFSHVYGLPEHADTLRLKDTSDGEPYRLYNLDVFGYSIHSPLGLYGSVPFLLAHSPDRTVGAFWLNASETLLDVQYDCKKGPAPPKANRREVLPHTNLRWMSESGVIDSFILLGPSPSHTFLQYAELTGYQALPPLFSLGYHQCRWSYDDEADVKAVDAGFDRHAIPYDVIWLDIEHTRQNRYFTWDSQLFPDPVGLQRHLQERERKLVVISDPHIKVDPSWELYSEAQDRGYFVRDREGKLYNGRCWPGESCYLDFTSPEVRAWYSSLFALDKYKGSTDSLHVWNDMNEPSVFGGPEQTMPKDAVHHGGVEHRELHNLYGFYQHLATVEGLISRSGGLERPFVLSRSFFAGSQRLGAVWTGDNLATWEYLKISIPMLLSLSIVGVAFCGADVGGFFQDPKPELLIRWYQAGSLQPFFRGHSAKMMKRREPWLFGDTVTAAIRNAVQQRYCLLPYWYTLFHQAHTSAKPPIRPLWVEFSKEQDTFTVEHEYMIGSALLACPVTDPGATKVKVLLPGSGENWYDVQTKRIYSGGRTLSLAVTLDTVPLFQRGGTVIPRRTKPGSCSADLQKMPFSLTVALDSNGCAEGYLYLDDGHSFNYRDKKHFALRRFSLQKGHLKCCCTDNTGQFDSGCLVQSVTFLGVKKKPSAVTTLLSEVEEICCTVQYQEDQHLLMVGNLSLPVGKDWDMWIR, from the exons TGTCATCCCAAGTGACAAGGAGACAAACAGGTTTAAGAAATGCGAGCAAATAGCATTTTATAG ACGACAAAAGCTGGGAGCCAGACAGCAGTATGAGCTCTTGCTGGACACTTTTGTGCTGACAGAGAAGGGAGCAGGGATGGTTCTTTTGGACCCAAACATTGAG GTGCAACTTTTTATGCAAGTGTGTGCCATCAAAGCCGGGGCTGTTAGGGTCACCATTGACGAATGGAAGCCCATCAGACCGCGCTTCAGGGTTCCAGATGTTTTGACCGGAGAACCAGTTTATGAGCG GATGCGAGTGGAGAAGAAGGATAAGAAGAACGCAGTCACACTGACATGGGGTACAGGTCAATACCAGATCCGGATACAGGCCCATCCGTTGTTACTGCAGGTGTTCTGTGATGGGGAGGTAACAGCCTCACTCAACGAGCAGGGCAGACTGTTCTTTGAGACGGTGAAGGATCCACCAAAGCAGAG GATCTCAGAAGCAGACAAA GATGAACAAGAGGACTCTGAAGGTCTATGGAGagagacttttaaaaaatttgtagaCATCAAGGCAAATG GTCCAACATCTGTGGGTCTGGACTTCGGCCTCCATGGTTTTTCACATGTGTATGGTCTCCCTGAGCATGCAGACACCCTCCGGCTGAAGGACACCAG TGATGGAGAACCGTACCGCCTGTACAACCTGGACGTCTTCGGATACTCCATTCACAGCCCGCTGGGCCTTTATGGTTCGGTACCATTCCTACTGGCACACAGTCCCGACAGAACCGTCGGTGCATTCTGGCTCAATGCGTCGGAGACGCTGCTGGATGTCCAGTACGATTGCAAGaag GGACCCGCTCCACCTAAAGCAAATAGGAGGGAGGTGCTTCCCCATACCAACCTGCGCTGGATGTCAGAGAGCGGTGTGATCGACAGCTTCATCCTGCTGGGACCCAGTCCGTCACACACATTCTTACAGTATGCTGAGCTCACAG GATACCAAGCTCTGCCTCCCCTTTTCTCCCTGGGCTACCACCAGTGCCGCTGGAGTTACGACGATGAGGCTGACGTGAAGGCGGTGGACGCTGGCTTTGACCGCCATGCCATCCCCTACGACGTCATCTGGCTGGACATTGAGCACACGCGCCAGAACCGCTACTTCACCTGGGATTCACAACTCTTCCCTGATCCTGTTGGCCtacagcgccacctgcaggaaagggaaagaaag CTGGTGGTCATCAGCGATCCTCACATTAAGGTTGACCCTTCCTGGGAGCTTTACAGTGAGGCCCAGGACCGTGGCTACTTTGTTAGAGACAGGGAGGGAAAGCTGTATAATGGGCGCTGTTGGCCAG GTGAGTCATGTTACCTGGACTTCACTAGTCCAGAGGTGCGAGCATGGTACTCCAGTCTCTTTGCTCTGGACAAATACAAG GGCTCCACAGATTCTTTACATGTATGGAATGACATGAATGAGCCGTCTGTATTTGGAGGGCCGGAACAGACAATGCCGAAGGATGCGGTGCATCATGGCGGTGTGGAGCATCGGGAACTCCACAACTTGTATGGCTTTTACCAG CACCTGGCTACAGTGGAAGGGTTGATCTCACGATCAGGTGGCCTTGAGAGACCCTTTGTGCTGTCCCGTTCTTTCTTTGCCGGGTCGCAAAGGCTTG GTGCGGTGTGGACAGGGGACAATCTGGCCACCTGGGAGTACCTAAAGATCTCCATCCCAATGCTCCTGTCCCTGAGCATTGTGGGTGTGGCCTTCTGTGGGG CGGACGTGGGTGGATTTTTCCAGGACCCGAAGCCAGAGCTGCTGATCCGCTGGTACCAGGCGGGGTCACTGCAGCCCTTCTTCCGGGGTCACTCGGCCAAAATGATGAAGCGCCGGGAACCCTGGCTCTTTGGGGACACCGTCACCGCTGCAATCCGCAACGCTGTACAGCAGCGGTACTGCCTGCTGCCCTATTGGTACACACTCTTTCACCAAGCGCACACCTCCGCTAAGCCCCCCATTAG aCCTCTGTGGGTGGAGTTCTCTAAGGAGCAGGACACCTTCACTGTGGAGCACGAGTACATGATAG GAAGTGCCTTGCTGGCCTGCCCTGTGACAGACCCTGGAGCCACAAAGGTCAAAGTATTACTTCCTGGGTCTGGTGAG AACTGGTATGATGTCCAAACGAAGCGGATCTACAGCGGTGGCAGGACGTTGAGCCTTGCTGTCACTCTGGATACA GTGCCCTTGTTTCAGCGTGGAGGCACAGTGATTCCCAGGAGAACAAAGCCTGGCTCTTGTTCAGCTGACCTCCAGAAAATGCCTTTCTCCCTCACTGTGGCTCTGGACTCCAAT GGGTGTGCAGAGGGCTACCTGTACTTGGATGATGGACACTCCTTCAACTACCGTGACAAGAAGCACTTTGCACTTAGGAGGTTCTCTTTGCAGAAGGGCCATCTGAAGTGTTG CTGCACAGATAACACTGGGCAGTTTGACTCGGGATGCTTGGTGCAGTCAGTCACCTTCCTGGGAGTGAAGAAGAAGCCATCTGCTGTGACAACACTTCTCTCTG AAGTGGAAGAGATCTGCTGTACAGTCCAGTACCAGGAAGACCAGCATTTGCTGATGGTGGGAAATCTCAGTCTGCCAGTAGGGAAGGACTGGGACATGTGGATACGCTAG